The following is a genomic window from Crossiella equi.
ACCTCGGGCACGTTCGCCACGCCGTGGCAGGTGCTGGCCGAGACCGGCGCCGACCGGTCCGCACCGCCCGGCGACGTCCTGGCCGTGCGGTGCGGACCGGCAACAGCGGCGCCGGCGAGCCGGTGCCGGGAAGTTGTGCGCGAACCTCGTGGATCCGGTTGCGGCCCACGGCACCCGCGTGCCGTGGGCCGACCGGTCACCAGAAGTGCGCGACGTCCACCACGACCCTGCCGGGCAGGGTGAACACGCGGAACGGCAGCCGGGCGCGCACGCCCAGGCCGACGGTGCTGATGCCCTCGAACGAGCCTGCCCACGCGACCTGGCGGAAGGTCTGGAACCTGGTGACGTTGACCAGCTCGCTGCGGTTGGCCGGGTGGTAGGTCGGCTCACCGCGCTCGTTGTAGGCGGGCCCGTTGACCGAGACCGACAGGAACGCCCCGCCGCGCAACGGGACCGGCTCGCCGGTGGGGTCCTCGTGCACCTCGTCGGTGTAGAAGACCGTGTAGCCGTCGACGTAGCCGTTGAAGTCGAGGACCAGGCGGTCGTAGCAGTTCTGCTGGCCCGCCCGCACGTTCACCAGCTCCGCGCTGGTGGTCGGCGTGGCCGACTTCTCCTGAGAACCCCACGAGATGCCGCAGTAGCCCGGCGTTGCCGAGGCGCTCAGCGGCGCCAGCAGCAGGAACGCCAGTGCGGCGGTCAGTAACAGCGAAACCTTCTTGAACACGTACCACTCCCCTCTGCGAGCCGGGGAAACCCGGCCTCACCAGCAGACGCCTGGTTCAGCCGGGGTGTTGTCGCGGCCATCGTTTGGTGGCCAGTTGGTGGCCGGTTCGTGTTGTGACTGTCATCTCGGCCCGTGCTGTCACACCCGGGCGGGCGGTCTCGTCCTAGCCGGTACAGGACGGAAACGAGCGGAAGAGGACAGCCGTGGAACCCCGCATGAACATCCAGGAGCTCGCCCCCGAGGCCTACAAGGCGATGTACGGGCTGGAGAAGTTCCTGCACAGCAGCACCCTGCCGAAGACGATCCTGGAGCTGGTGAAGCTGCGGGTCAGCCAGGTCAACGGCTGCGCCTTCTGCGTGGACATGCACGCCCACGACCTGAAGAAGGACGGCGAGACCGACGAGCGCCTGTTCTCCGTGGTGACCTGGCGCGAGGCGCCGTTCTTCACCGACGCCGAACGCGCCGCGCTGAACCTGGCCGAGGAGGCCACCGAGCTGGGCAAGCACGGGGTCAGCGACGAGGCCTGGGCCGAGGCGCGGAAGCACTTCGACGAGCAGACGCTGGCCGCCCTGGTGGTGGCGATCGCGACCATCAACGCCTGGAACCGCTACGGCGTGACGCTGCGCCTGACCCCGGGGGCGCTGCGCAAGTGAGACCGCGGCCGGACCACCCCCACCACGGGGGCGGTCCGGCCGTTCGCGACTCGCCCGTCAGGTCGCCACCCGGCGGGACAGGGACCAGTCCACGAGCACCGCGGCGGTCAGGGCCACCGCGCCGATCACGGCCTCGGTGGCGTTGCCGACCAGCGTGGTGGGCGCGTAGGCGCGGCTGTACAGCAGCATCTCCTCCAGGCCGACCGCGCGCAGCGCCACCCACAGCACCGCGCCGATCAGCAGCGCCATCGGGGCGATCACCAGGGCCCAGCCGCGGCGGGTGGCCGGGGTGCCGGTGCTCGGCGTGGCGGTCGGGGTGGCGATGGCCAGCACCCAGCACAGCAGCCACAGCGCCAGCAGGGCGGCCGCCACCGCGGCGGCGCCGTAGGCGTAGTCGGACTGGAGCAGGGGCCACTTCACCAGCGTGACCAGGGGCGGGGTGGAGAAGGCGCCGAGCAGCACGGCCAGGGCCAGGCGCAGGTACAGCGGCAGGTTCGTCATCGTTCTCACGCGTTCAGGTAGGCCAGCACCGCCAGCACGCGGCGGTTGTCGTCCTCGGCGGGCAACAAGCCGAGCTTGCCGAAGATGTTGTTGGTGTGCTTGCTGACCGCCTTCTCGGTGATGAACAGCCGCCCCGCGATCGCGGCGTTGGACCGGCCCTCGGCCATCAGGCCCAGCACCTCCCGCTCGCGCGGGGTCAGCGCGGTGACCGGCTTGTCCCGCGAGTGCCGGGCCAGCAGCTGGGCGATGACGTCCGGGTCCATCGCGGTACCGCCCGCGGCCACCCGGCGCACCGCGTCCACGAACTGGCCGACGTCGGCGACCCGGTCCTTGAGCAGGTAGCCGACACCCCCGGCGGCATCGGAGAGCAGCTCGCGGGCGTAGAGCTGCTCCACGTACTGCGACAGGATCAGCACCGGCAGCCCGGCGTGGCGGCGGCGGGCCTCGATCGCGGCGCGCAGCCCCTCGTCGGTGAACGTGGGCGGCAGCCGCACGTCGCACACGGCCACGTCGGGCTGGTGGGTGACCAGGGCCTCGAGGAGGTCGCGACCGTTGTCCACGGCCGCGACCACCTCGAACCCGTGCGCCGTGAGCAGCCGGATGAGGCCGTCGCGGAGCAGGACGAGGTCTTCTGCGATGACTACGCGCACCGGGTCATTGTGGATCAACCCGTGGTCGGCCCGAGGTCGAACACCTCGAACTGGTCCAGACTGAGCTCCTCCCCGTCACCACCGGTGGTCCGGCGCAGGCCCACCCAGGTGTCCCCGGTGGCCGACCCGGTCAGCTCCACGGTGTGCGTCCCGGGCTCGCCGCGCGCGGGCAGCGGGGTCACCTGGACGTCCCTCGCGGCACCGCCCGCCGCGTCCTCGCCGACGACCCAGGCGTAGTTGCCGGACTGGGCGGCGTAGCGGAAGGACACCCGGTAGCGGTGGCCCGGCTCGAAGCGCACGGTGGCCGGGATCGTGCGGTAGACCAGGTGCTTCTGGTACTCGAAGGACTTCAGGCTCCAGTTCCCCTCGAGCACGTCGTCCACGGCCTTGCCGTTCCAGCCGCGCTGGGTGAACGGGGCGTGCTTCTCGGCCAGGTGCGTGCGCGCGTCGGTCGGCGCGATCTCCCCGCCTGGTACGAACGGGCCGAAGCCCTGGTCGACGTCCTCGAAGTCCCAGTGGCCGCCCGGGTCGGCCGAGCGCACCACGCGCAGGTCGTCCAGGCGCACCACCGCGTCCCCGGCGCCGACCCGCACGCCGACCTCGGTGTCGCCGGTGGCCCGGAAGAACACGCGGATGCGCTGGAACCTGGTGCCGTTCTTCTCCTCGGAGGCGACGGTGTTGGTCACCGTCGACCGGTCCAGCCGGGTCTCCCGGCCACCCGCGAACACCGTGACCGGCCGGGACCTGCCCGGTTCGACCTCCACCAGGATCGAGGCGGCGTACGAGCCGGGCGCCAGGCGGGCGCGCTGCCGGACCTCGGCCGCCCCGCCCCGCACGACCGCCTCGCGCTGGCCGCGGGCGTTCTGCTCCACCGCGACCGCGCCGCTGCTGGTCCAGTCGCGCAGGCCCGCGTCGAAGCCGGGGTTGCGCACCGGGGTGCCCTCGCCGTAGCCGACCCGCGGTGCCGGGGCCGGGCGCTGCGTGGTGACCACGTACGCGGTGCGCGGCTGCGCGGTGATGCTGACCTTGCCGTCGCGCACCGGCAGCGCGGCCACGTGCTGCCTGCCGTCCTCGGTCAGCTTGTACAGCTGCACCGTGCCCGCCGAGGCCAGCTCTCGCGGCAGCGCCCAGGTGCCCGTGCCGCCCGCCGGGTTGTAGTGGTAGGCCTTGCCCCCGCTCCACGGCAGCAGGTACTCGCCACCCTCGTAGACCAGGCGTCCCTGCTGGTGGAACCGCAGCACACCGTCGGTCTTGGACGAGGTCACGCCGTTGTCGAACACGGCCTCGGTCGCGGACAGCCGCGTCAGCGGGGACTGCTGGAGGAACTTGGTCGGCAGGTTCTGCTCGAAGACGTTGGCCAGGAACTTGGTGTAGTCGGCCTCGCCGGTCCAGCCCTCGAACTCCACGATCCGCGCGCCCAGCAGCAGCGGGCTGTGCACGAACACGTCCTTCTGGTGGTTGCGGGCGAACCGGATGATCGCGGAGTTGATGCCGCGCACGGTGTCACCGCCGTAGTCGATGTCGGTGGCCCAGTGCGTCCACAGCGACTCGCGCTCCAGGCGGTGCGACCACTCGGTGGACAGCTGGTAGCCCAGCTGGCGGGCCTCCCGCTGCAGGCGGTCGGCGGTCCAGCCGGTCTCGCGGAAGACGTCGAAGTAGAGGAAGTCCAGGCCGTCGCCGGTCTCGGCGCGCAGCTGGGCCAGGCGGCGCTGGAGGTCACCGGAGGTCAGGTCGCGGCGCTGGTCGATCCGGTAGGACTGGTCCATCCACGCCCACTGCTTGTTGCCCTTGTCCACCAGCGTCTCGGAGAAGGCCTTGGCCTCCGGGTAGGACTCGGTCGCGTTGACGTGCACGCCGAAGTCGGCGTTCCAGCGCTTGCCCTTGGCCAGCAACGTCTTCAGCCCGGCCAGACCGCCCGCGCGCTCGTTGTAGTGGCCGCCGTAGTCGGGGTGCGCGGCGTCGTGGCCCTCGGACTGGTAGCCCTTGAGCACCACGAACTGGCCGAGCCCGTCGGTGGCCAGGCTGACGCGCTTGGTGTCGTCCAGGGTCCGGGTGAACGGATGCGTGGCCGAGGAGGCGATGTTGAACGGGATGCGCTGCACCACCCGGTCCTTGGTGCGCTCGGCCCCGAGCGGCTGCCACATGATCTCCCGGAACGCGATCGCCGCGTCCTGCCAGTCGGTGCGGCCGTCGTCGTTGCGCTCGCCGGTCACCACGACCTTCGCCCACGGCGCGGGCTCGGTGTCCGGGGCGCCCGCCGCGCGGTGCGTCCAGCGGCCGCTCCACAGGCTCACCGCCGGACCGTCCGGGGTGGCGCGGGCCTGCCGCCAGATGCGGCCGTTCTCGTTCGCGCCCGCGCCGCCGTCGTTGTCGTAGGTCGAGTTCGTCTCGATCGCCGCGGCCAGCTTCCCGGTGCTCAGCATCGCGTAGGCCGAGCCCTGCGGTGCCGCGTCCACCGGGGTGCTCGCGGTGACCGGGTGGATCCGGTCGCCGTTGCCGTTCTTGTCCAGCTCCACCCGTGCCGCCGCGACCTGGGCGGACGGGTCGGCGGCCCGCGCGGTGAGCAGGTCGTGGTCGCGGATGTCGATCGTGCCGACCCGGAAGGCCGGGGTGTCGGTGACGCCGTCGACGGTGAAGGTGAGCGTGCGGCCGCTCAGCCGCAGCGAGGTGTCCAGGCGGACGCCGGGCAGCTCGGCGAAGGTCAGCGCGTACCGGGCGGTGTTGCCGGTGACGCGCAGCCGCGCGGTGGCGCGGTGGTCCCTGCCGTTGAGCTGCACGACCTCCAGGGGCGCGGCCCGGCCGTGCAGCACGGCGCCGGAGCGCCGGTCGGTGTAGTGCTGCACGCGCGGGAACTCCGCGCCCACCCGCACCGCGAGATCGGCCGAGCGCAGGGTCAGGGACGGCTGGGCCTGCGCGGGCAGGGCGGAGACGGGCAAGGCGAGTGCGGCGGCGAGCACCACGGGGGACAGGCGGGACGGCACGAGCACCTCCACGGGTGGACTGCGCGAATGTGCTCGTTCTAGGCAACTAAACGTCATTAGTCAACAGTGAACGATCATAACTGAACAGTTTCAGTCTGGGACATTTGTCCCGGCCAGCCGCGTACAAAGCTCTCTTACCTGCGCAAACGTCGGAAAATACGGTTGTCCCCATGAACGAGGCAGTCCTGCTGGACGCGGTGACCAAGGCCTACGGCCCGGTCCGCGCGGTCAACGGTGTCGACCTGGCGGTACCCGCCGGTCAGACAGTGGCGTTGCTCGGCCCCAACGGCGCGGGCAAGTCCACCAGCATCAACCTCCTGCTCGGCCTGCTCAGCCCGGACAAGGGGCGGGCGGCGCTGTTCGGCGGTCCGCCCGAGCGGGCCATCCGCGCGGGCCGGGTCGGAGTGCTGCCGCAGGAGGCCAAGCTCATCCCGCGTGTCACCGTGCGGGAGCTCGTGGACTTCGTCCGGCGCGGCTACCCGGAACCGCTGCCGCTGGAGGAGGTGCTCGAGCTGGCCGGGCTCACCGGCCTGGCCACGCGCCGCGCCGACGCCCTGTCCGGGGGGCAGGCACGTCGGGTGCAGTTCGCGCTGGCCATGGCCGGTGACCCCGAGCTGGTCGTGCTGGACGAGCCGACCACGGCCCTGGACGTGGAGCACCGGCGCGAGTTCTGGAACTACCTGCGGGCCTTCGCCGCCCGCGGCCGGACCGTGCTGTTCTCCACCCACTACCTCGACGAGGTCGAGGAGAACGCCGACCGCGTGGTGGTCGTCGCGGCCGGTCGCACGATCGCCGACGCCACCCCGGCCGGGCTGCGCGAGCAGGTCGGCGGCCGGACGGTGACGGTGCGGCTGGGGGAGCACCCGGTGACCCGGCTCGGCGCGCTGCCGGGGGTGCGCGCCGTCCGGGTCTCCGGCGGCCGGGCCCACCTGAGCAGCGCCGACGCCGACGCCACGGTGTGCGCGCTGGCCCAGCTGGGCGCGGTGCACGAGATCGAGGTGACCGCGGTGGGCCTGGAGGAGGCCTTCCTGGCGCTCACCAACCGCGAGAGGAGCGCCGTCTGATGCTGGGCTACGTGGGACTGGAGTGCAGGCGCCTGCTGCGGGACAGCGGGTTCCTGGTGATGAGCGTGCTCACCCCGCTGGTGATGTACGTGGTGTTCAACAACCTCAACGTGGTCATCGGCCAGGACCCCCGGCACGCCGCGCTGTACACGATGATCAGCATGTCCGCCTTCGGCGCCATCTCCGGGGTGCTCAACAGCAGCGTCGGCGTGGCCGAGGACCGGGCGATGGGCTGGCTGCGGCAGCTGCGCCTGACCCCGCTGTCCCCGCTGCGGATCGTGCTGGCCCGGGTGCTCATCTCGATGCTGCTGGCGATCCCGCCGGTGCTGTCGGTGTGCCTGGCCGGGGTGCTGGTCAACGACGTCGCGCTCCCGGCCGACCGCTGGGTGTCGGTGGTGCTGCTGTTGTGGCTGGGCACCGCGCCCTTCGCCGCCGCGGGCATCGCCATCGGCTACCTGATGTCCGTGCGGGTGGCGCAGCTGGCCAGCATCTTCGTCTACATCGGACTGTCCCTCGTGGGCGGTCTGTGGATCCCGCTGGCCGCCTTCCCGGAGTGGCTGGCCGACCTCGCCCGGTACACGCCCACCTTCAGCTATGCCGACCTGTCCTGGCGGGTGGTCTTCGAGCAGGGCACCTCCGGGCGCGGCCTCGCCGTGCTGGCCGGGTGGCTCGTGCTGGGCTCGGGACTCGCCGTGTACGCCTACCGCCGCGGCGGGGTGCGGGCATGATCTACGGTGACTGAGGTGTGCGCGACGACACGGCCAGGGGAGCCCCCGGGTCCCGACCGCCTGCACGGCCAGCTGCCGCCGGTGGTGATGCTGCCGTGGCTGGCCTCGCTGCTCGTGCCCGCCACCGTCGCCGACACCCCGGGCCGGATCGGGCTCGGGGTGTTCGCCGCCACCTACGCCGCCGTGGTCTGGCTGGTGCTGCGCGGCCGCTGTCCGCGCTGGGTCCCGTTCGCGCTGGCCGTGCTGCTGAGCGCGATCGCGGTGCTGCTGGTGGGCCACTTCGGCACCTACTGGTACCTGCCGCTGCCGTTCACCGCCGTGGTCTGGTCCATGCTCACCGTCGACCGGGGCGCGCCCCTGGTCAACGTCGGCGGGGTGGCCGTTGTGCACCTGCTCGGCTGGGTGGTCTGGAGCGACTGGCCCTCGATCGTGATCGGCGCCTTCCTCACCTTCCTGGCCGGGATGCTCACCTTCGTGGTGCTGCGCCTGGCCCGGGCCCAGGAGGAGCTGGCCCGCACCGCGGTCGCCGAGGAACGGCTGCGCTTCGCCCGCGACCTGCACGACCTGCTCGGGCACACGCTGTCCCTGGTCGTGGTCAAGGCCGAGGTGGTGCGCAGGCTCATCCCGCGCGACCCGGACGCCGCCCGGGAGCAGGCCGCCGACATCGAGTCGGTCGGGCGCACCGCGCTGACCGAGGTGCGCGAGGCGGTCACCGGCTACCGGGAACGCGGGCTGGCCGAGGAGCTGCGCGCGGCCGCCTCGACCCTGGGCGAGGTCGGGATCCGCGCCACCGCGCCGGAGCCGCCGCCGCTGCCCGCCGCCACCTCGGCGCTGCTGGCCTGGGTGGTGCGCGAGGGCGTGACGAACGTGCTCCGGCACGCCGCCGCCCGTCGCTGTGTGATCGGTGTGAGCTCGAAGGGGGAACACGTGGAGCTGGTGGTGGCCGACGACGGCCGGGGCGCGCAGGCCGCGCCGGGCAACGGGCTGCGCGGCCTGACCGAACGGGTCCAGGCCGCCGGGGGCGAGCTGCGCACCGGCCCCGGGCCGCTGGGCGGGTTCGCGCTGACCGTGACGCTGCCGGTGGTGCGGCCGTGATCCGGGTACTGCTGGCCGAGGACCAGGGCATGATGCGCGGCGCCTTGGCCCTGCTGCTCGGCCTGGAGGAGGACCTGGCGGTCGTCGCGCAGGCCGCCAGCGGCGACCAGGTGCTGCCGCTGGCCCGCGAGCACCACCCGGACGTGGCCGTGCTGGACATCGAGATGCCCGGCCTGAGCGGCCTGGACGCCGCCGAGCTGCTGCGCGCCGAGCTGCCCGGCTGCCGCGTGCTCATCGTCACCACCTTCGGCCGCCCCGGCTACCTGCGGCGGGCGATGGAGGCCGGTGCCAGCGGGTTCCTGGTCAAGGACGGCCCGGTGGAGCAGCTGGCCGAGGCCATCCGGCGGGTGCTGGCGGGCGAACAGGTCATCGACCCCGCCCTGGCCGCCGCCGCGCTACGGGCCGGGCCCAGCCCGCTCACCGACCGGGAACGCGAGGTGCTGGCCGCCGGCGCGGACGGGGCCACCGTCGCCGACATCGCCGCCGCCTGCCACCTGTCGGAGAGCACCGTCCGCAACTACCTGTCCTCGGC
Proteins encoded in this region:
- a CDS encoding AMIN-like domain-containing (lipo)protein — encoded protein: MFKKVSLLLTAALAFLLLAPLSASATPGYCGISWGSQEKSATPTTSAELVNVRAGQQNCYDRLVLDFNGYVDGYTVFYTDEVHEDPTGEPVPLRGGAFLSVSVNGPAYNERGEPTYHPANRSELVNVTRFQTFRQVAWAGSFEGISTVGLGVRARLPFRVFTLPGRVVVDVAHFW
- a CDS encoding carboxymuconolactone decarboxylase family protein, with the protein product MNIQELAPEAYKAMYGLEKFLHSSTLPKTILELVKLRVSQVNGCAFCVDMHAHDLKKDGETDERLFSVVTWREAPFFTDAERAALNLAEEATELGKHGVSDEAWAEARKHFDEQTLAALVVAIATINAWNRYGVTLRLTPGALRK
- a CDS encoding response regulator: MRVVIAEDLVLLRDGLIRLLTAHGFEVVAAVDNGRDLLEALVTHQPDVAVCDVRLPPTFTDEGLRAAIEARRRHAGLPVLILSQYVEQLYARELLSDAAGGVGYLLKDRVADVGQFVDAVRRVAAGGTAMDPDVIAQLLARHSRDKPVTALTPREREVLGLMAEGRSNAAIAGRLFITEKAVSKHTNNIFGKLGLLPAEDDNRRVLAVLAYLNA
- a CDS encoding endo-alpha-N-acetylgalactosaminidase family protein, translated to MEVLVPSRLSPVVLAAALALPVSALPAQAQPSLTLRSADLAVRVGAEFPRVQHYTDRRSGAVLHGRAAPLEVVQLNGRDHRATARLRVTGNTARYALTFAELPGVRLDTSLRLSGRTLTFTVDGVTDTPAFRVGTIDIRDHDLLTARAADPSAQVAAARVELDKNGNGDRIHPVTASTPVDAAPQGSAYAMLSTGKLAAAIETNSTYDNDGGAGANENGRIWRQARATPDGPAVSLWSGRWTHRAAGAPDTEPAPWAKVVVTGERNDDGRTDWQDAAIAFREIMWQPLGAERTKDRVVQRIPFNIASSATHPFTRTLDDTKRVSLATDGLGQFVVLKGYQSEGHDAAHPDYGGHYNERAGGLAGLKTLLAKGKRWNADFGVHVNATESYPEAKAFSETLVDKGNKQWAWMDQSYRIDQRRDLTSGDLQRRLAQLRAETGDGLDFLYFDVFRETGWTADRLQREARQLGYQLSTEWSHRLERESLWTHWATDIDYGGDTVRGINSAIIRFARNHQKDVFVHSPLLLGARIVEFEGWTGEADYTKFLANVFEQNLPTKFLQQSPLTRLSATEAVFDNGVTSSKTDGVLRFHQQGRLVYEGGEYLLPWSGGKAYHYNPAGGTGTWALPRELASAGTVQLYKLTEDGRQHVAALPVRDGKVSITAQPRTAYVVTTQRPAPAPRVGYGEGTPVRNPGFDAGLRDWTSSGAVAVEQNARGQREAVVRGGAAEVRQRARLAPGSYAASILVEVEPGRSRPVTVFAGGRETRLDRSTVTNTVASEEKNGTRFQRIRVFFRATGDTEVGVRVGAGDAVVRLDDLRVVRSADPGGHWDFEDVDQGFGPFVPGGEIAPTDARTHLAEKHAPFTQRGWNGKAVDDVLEGNWSLKSFEYQKHLVYRTIPATVRFEPGHRYRVSFRYAAQSGNYAWVVGEDAAGGAARDVQVTPLPARGEPGTHTVELTGSATGDTWVGLRRTTGGDGEELSLDQFEVFDLGPTTG
- a CDS encoding ABC transporter ATP-binding protein; this encodes MNEAVLLDAVTKAYGPVRAVNGVDLAVPAGQTVALLGPNGAGKSTSINLLLGLLSPDKGRAALFGGPPERAIRAGRVGVLPQEAKLIPRVTVRELVDFVRRGYPEPLPLEEVLELAGLTGLATRRADALSGGQARRVQFALAMAGDPELVVLDEPTTALDVEHRREFWNYLRAFAARGRTVLFSTHYLDEVEENADRVVVVAAGRTIADATPAGLREQVGGRTVTVRLGEHPVTRLGALPGVRAVRVSGGRAHLSSADADATVCALAQLGAVHEIEVTAVGLEEAFLALTNRERSAV
- a CDS encoding ABC transporter permease, whose protein sequence is MLGYVGLECRRLLRDSGFLVMSVLTPLVMYVVFNNLNVVIGQDPRHAALYTMISMSAFGAISGVLNSSVGVAEDRAMGWLRQLRLTPLSPLRIVLARVLISMLLAIPPVLSVCLAGVLVNDVALPADRWVSVVLLLWLGTAPFAAAGIAIGYLMSVRVAQLASIFVYIGLSLVGGLWIPLAAFPEWLADLARYTPTFSYADLSWRVVFEQGTSGRGLAVLAGWLVLGSGLAVYAYRRGGVRA
- a CDS encoding sensor histidine kinase, producing the protein MCATTRPGEPPGPDRLHGQLPPVVMLPWLASLLVPATVADTPGRIGLGVFAATYAAVVWLVLRGRCPRWVPFALAVLLSAIAVLLVGHFGTYWYLPLPFTAVVWSMLTVDRGAPLVNVGGVAVVHLLGWVVWSDWPSIVIGAFLTFLAGMLTFVVLRLARAQEELARTAVAEERLRFARDLHDLLGHTLSLVVVKAEVVRRLIPRDPDAAREQAADIESVGRTALTEVREAVTGYRERGLAEELRAAASTLGEVGIRATAPEPPPLPAATSALLAWVVREGVTNVLRHAAARRCVIGVSSKGEHVELVVADDGRGAQAAPGNGLRGLTERVQAAGGELRTGPGPLGGFALTVTLPVVRP
- a CDS encoding response regulator transcription factor: MIRVLLAEDQGMMRGALALLLGLEEDLAVVAQAASGDQVLPLAREHHPDVAVLDIEMPGLSGLDAAELLRAELPGCRVLIVTTFGRPGYLRRAMEAGASGFLVKDGPVEQLAEAIRRVLAGEQVIDPALAAAALRAGPSPLTDREREVLAAGADGATVADIAAACHLSESTVRNYLSSAIQKTGTRNRIEALRAARDRGWL